From Immundisolibacter sp., a single genomic window includes:
- a CDS encoding HesB/IscA family protein, which yields MSIRLTEAAAARVVKILAGDLPPTLRLGVRKSGCSGYSYVVEPAQDVVAEDHVFEDKGVRLVVAADSLPFLDGTELDFRKEGLSEVFKFNNPNAKDSCGCGESVSF from the coding sequence ATGAGCATCCGCCTGACCGAAGCCGCCGCCGCCCGGGTGGTCAAAATCCTGGCCGGGGACTTGCCGCCGACGCTGCGCCTGGGCGTACGCAAAAGCGGTTGTTCCGGCTACAGCTACGTGGTCGAACCGGCCCAGGATGTGGTCGCTGAAGACCACGTGTTCGAGGATAAGGGTGTGCGCCTGGTGGTGGCAGCCGACAGCCTGCCGTTTCTCGACGGCACTGAACTGGATTTTCGAAAGGAAGGCCTCAGCGAGGTGTTCAAGTTCAACAACCCGAACGCCAAGGACAGCTGCGGTTGCGGCGAGAGCGTCAGCTTTTAG
- the sufT gene encoding putative Fe-S cluster assembly protein SufT — protein MTERENVVLSRDCKALFVPLGIQVNAKKGTQVTIMQQLGGSYTVLLEGQMARIDAKDADALGKTRIPLPAESYRGPASLAAVQDLAWQHLRTCYDPEIPVDIVELGLVYDCTVAPAGKDMHRVDVKMTLTAPGCGMGDVIAEDVREKLLVIPSVIDAAVEVVLDPPWTADMMSEAARLQTGMM, from the coding sequence ATGACTGAACGCGAAAACGTGGTGCTCAGCCGCGACTGCAAGGCCCTGTTCGTGCCGCTGGGCATTCAGGTGAATGCCAAAAAGGGTACCCAGGTGACCATCATGCAGCAGCTGGGCGGTAGTTATACCGTGTTGCTGGAAGGGCAGATGGCGCGGATCGATGCCAAGGATGCTGACGCCCTGGGTAAGACACGCATCCCGTTACCGGCTGAAAGCTATCGCGGCCCGGCCTCACTAGCCGCGGTGCAGGATCTGGCCTGGCAGCACCTGCGCACCTGTTATGACCCGGAAATCCCGGTCGATATCGTCGAGCTTGGCCTGGTGTACGACTGCACCGTGGCCCCGGCCGGTAAGGATATGCACCGGGTGGACGTCAAGATGACGCTGACCGCCCCGGGCTGCGGCATGGGCGATGTGATCGCCGAGGACGTCCGGGAAAAGCTGCTGGTGATTCCCAGTGTGATCGACGCGGCCGTGGAAGTGGTTCTGGATCCCCCGTGGACGGCCGATATGATGAGCGAAGCCGCCCGTTTGCAAACGGGCATGATGTGA
- the sufU gene encoding Fe-S cluster assembly sulfur transfer protein SufU produces MSSLRDLYQELIVDHNKSPRNFGVLADANHQAHGYNPLCGDKVTVYLRIDEDRIADLRFDGAGCAISTASASLMTQAVKGKTVAEAEALFGDFHAMVTGEDLRPELAEKLGKLAVLAGVREFPSRVKCATLAWHTLHNAAQGQTTPAKTE; encoded by the coding sequence ATGTCGAGCTTGCGCGACCTGTACCAGGAACTGATCGTCGACCACAACAAGAGCCCGCGTAACTTCGGGGTCCTGGCCGACGCCAACCACCAGGCCCACGGCTACAATCCGCTGTGCGGTGACAAAGTGACCGTGTACCTGCGCATCGATGAGGATCGCATCGCCGACCTGCGTTTTGACGGCGCCGGTTGCGCAATATCGACCGCATCGGCATCGCTCATGACGCAGGCGGTCAAGGGCAAGACAGTGGCCGAGGCCGAAGCCCTGTTTGGCGACTTTCACGCCATGGTTACCGGCGAGGACCTACGCCCGGAGTTGGCCGAGAAACTTGGCAAACTGGCTGTGCTGGCCGGTGTGCGCGAGTTTCCGTCGCGCGTGAAATGCGCCACCCTGGCCTGGCACACCTTGCACAATGCTGCCCAAGGGCAGACCACACCGGCCAAAACCGAATGA
- a CDS encoding SufS family cysteine desulfurase codes for MNLASYASHQHEFPAARWRADFPLLQRSVRGMPLAYLDNAATTQKPQPVIDSEARYYTEINANIHRGVHWLSEQATLAHEAARERVRAFINARETCEIIFTRGTTEAINLVAQSYGRAKLGPGDEVLISGLEHHSNIVPWQMVCQQTGAVLKVAPIDDTGTVRMDEFRRLLGPRTRLVAVSHVSNALGTINPLAEMIALARAQGVPVLVDGAQAVAHTPVDVQAMDCDFYAFSGHKLYAPTGIGVLYGKRTLLDAMPPWQGGGDMIRTVSFEGSTWNDLPYKFEAGTPNIAGAIALGAAIEYLGRVGLQAVAAYEQELLTYGSEALAAVPGLRMIGTAAHKAGILSFVIDGLHAHDIGTVLDTDGIAIRAGHHCAMPVMEFFGVAATARASLAFYNTREDLDRLVQALRKAVEMFA; via the coding sequence ATGAATCTTGCCAGTTACGCTTCCCATCAGCACGAGTTCCCCGCAGCCCGTTGGCGTGCCGACTTTCCGCTGCTGCAACGCAGCGTGCGCGGTATGCCGCTGGCTTACCTCGACAACGCCGCGACGACCCAGAAGCCGCAGCCCGTGATCGACAGCGAGGCGCGCTACTACACCGAAATCAACGCCAACATCCACCGTGGCGTGCATTGGCTGTCCGAGCAGGCGACGCTGGCCCACGAGGCGGCCCGCGAGCGGGTGCGCGCCTTCATTAACGCTCGCGAAACCTGCGAAATCATCTTCACCCGCGGCACCACCGAGGCGATCAACCTGGTGGCGCAAAGCTACGGCCGGGCCAAGCTCGGCCCCGGTGACGAGGTGCTGATCAGCGGGCTTGAACACCATTCCAACATCGTCCCGTGGCAGATGGTGTGTCAGCAGACCGGTGCGGTGCTCAAGGTGGCGCCTATCGACGACACCGGCACCGTGCGTATGGACGAGTTTCGCCGCTTGCTGGGTCCGCGCACGCGGCTGGTAGCGGTGAGCCATGTGTCAAACGCACTGGGTACCATCAATCCACTGGCGGAGATGATCGCTCTGGCGCGCGCGCAGGGCGTGCCGGTGCTGGTGGACGGTGCGCAGGCGGTGGCGCACACCCCGGTCGACGTGCAGGCGATGGACTGCGATTTTTATGCTTTTTCCGGCCACAAGCTGTACGCGCCAACGGGTATTGGCGTGCTCTATGGCAAGCGGACATTACTCGACGCCATGCCCCCCTGGCAGGGCGGCGGCGACATGATCCGTACCGTTAGCTTCGAAGGCAGCACCTGGAACGACCTGCCCTACAAATTCGAAGCCGGCACGCCGAATATTGCCGGCGCCATTGCTCTTGGCGCGGCCATTGAGTACCTGGGCAGGGTGGGGCTGCAAGCGGTCGCCGCCTACGAGCAGGAATTATTGACTTACGGCAGCGAAGCGCTGGCGGCGGTGCCGGGCCTGCGCATGATCGGTACTGCCGCGCACAAGGCGGGCATCCTGTCGTTCGTGATCGACGGCCTGCACGCGCACGACATCGGTACCGTGCTGGATACCGATGGCATCGCCATCCGTGCTGGTCACCACTGCGCCATGCCGGTGATGGAATTTTTCGGGGTGGCGGCAACTGCGCGCGCGTCGCTCGCCTTCTACAACACCCGCGAGGATCTGGACCGGCTGGTTCAGGCCCTGCGCAAGGCGGTGGAGATGTTTGCCTGA
- the sufD gene encoding Fe-S cluster assembly protein SufD: MSALAHWQDQYARLRADEQTPAWLREARDSAWHNFQARGVPDRKDEDWKYTRLAALDRFAAQAPLELADLRQAPPVDGSLLVFAGGRFQPQLSRLPLATPGVQVLSLGEALVTHAEALRPLLRQSGPERAFASLNRALFEDGLWLRLAPGAQLTEPLHVVHMGGVGASAAYLRLLIELGRNSQALVVEHYLGVAAGAYHVNVLTEATLAEGARLRHVKLVAEGAAAIHIADMRVRVGRAARFESHAVAGGGGLTRQDIDVYLHEAGGECSLRGLYTAGSGEHVDFHTRIEHMAPHCSSEEVYKGLVGGTGRAVFNGRVHVHPGADKTDSRMTCANLLLSNRAEVDAKPELEIYADDVKCSHGATVGQLDEAQLFYLRARGIDLASARSLLMAAFARDALGGLDQRLQEHADRLLDLRLAAL, translated from the coding sequence ATGAGCGCGCTGGCTCACTGGCAGGACCAGTACGCGCGTCTGCGCGCCGATGAGCAGACGCCAGCCTGGTTGCGCGAGGCGCGCGACTCCGCCTGGCACAATTTTCAGGCGCGTGGCGTTCCAGATCGCAAGGATGAGGACTGGAAATACACCCGTCTCGCCGCGCTTGACCGCTTCGCCGCACAGGCGCCGCTTGAGCTGGCGGACTTGCGGCAAGCGCCCCCCGTGGACGGTTCACTGCTGGTGTTTGCCGGCGGGCGATTTCAGCCCCAGTTATCACGCCTGCCGTTGGCAACGCCGGGCGTGCAGGTACTGAGTCTGGGCGAGGCGCTGGTAACGCACGCTGAAGCGCTGCGCCCGCTGCTGCGCCAAAGCGGCCCGGAGCGGGCGTTTGCGTCGCTGAACCGGGCGCTGTTCGAGGATGGTTTGTGGTTGCGCCTGGCACCTGGCGCGCAGCTCACCGAACCGCTGCACGTGGTGCACATGGGTGGGGTAGGGGCCTCGGCTGCCTACCTGCGCTTGCTGATCGAGCTTGGCCGGAACAGCCAGGCGCTGGTGGTGGAGCACTACCTCGGCGTTGCGGCCGGCGCGTACCACGTCAATGTGCTGACCGAGGCCACGTTGGCCGAGGGGGCCCGGCTGCGGCATGTCAAGCTCGTCGCCGAAGGCGCCGCGGCCATCCATATTGCGGACATGCGCGTACGCGTTGGCCGCGCCGCACGCTTTGAGTCGCACGCGGTGGCCGGCGGCGGTGGCCTCACGCGCCAGGATATCGACGTCTACCTGCACGAGGCCGGCGGCGAGTGCAGCCTGCGTGGGCTGTATACCGCCGGCTCTGGCGAACACGTGGATTTCCACACGCGCATTGAGCACATGGCTCCGCACTGCAGCAGCGAAGAGGTCTACAAGGGCCTTGTCGGCGGTACCGGCCGGGCGGTGTTCAATGGCCGCGTGCACGTGCACCCCGGCGCCGACAAAACCGACTCGCGCATGACCTGCGCCAACCTGTTGCTGTCCAACCGCGCCGAGGTGGATGCCAAGCCGGAGCTTGAAATCTACGCAGATGACGTCAAATGTAGCCATGGTGCCACCGTCGGCCAGTTGGACGAGGCGCAGCTGTTTTATTTGCGAGCCCGTGGCATCGACCTGGCGAGTGCCCGCAGCTTGTTGATGGCGGCGTTCGCGCGGGACGCGCTCGGCGGTCTCGATCAGCGCCTGCAGGAGCACGCCGACCGCCTGCTCGATCTTCGCCTCGCGGCTCTGTGA
- the sufC gene encoding Fe-S cluster assembly ATPase SufC translates to MLEIKGLRVAVDDKEILRGVDLTLKAGEVHAVMGPNGSGKSTLANVLAGREGYEVLAGSVHYRGQDLLAQPPEQRARDGVFLGFQYPVEIPGLSTAVFLRAAVNARRKHRGEEEFDAMDFLVLIKARMKEFGIREDFLQRAINEGFSGGEKKRAEIFQMGLLEPDLVLLDEIDSGLDIDALRVVSDSINRLRAPQRAMLLVTHYRRLLDYVQPDRIHVLSDGQIVRSGGPELAGELEQSGYGGVRTEAASA, encoded by the coding sequence ATGCTTGAAATCAAGGGACTGCGGGTCGCGGTCGACGACAAGGAAATCCTGCGCGGTGTCGATCTGACCCTGAAGGCCGGCGAAGTGCACGCGGTCATGGGCCCCAATGGGTCTGGCAAGAGCACGCTTGCCAATGTCCTGGCCGGGCGCGAGGGCTATGAGGTGCTGGCCGGCAGCGTCCATTACCGTGGCCAGGATTTACTGGCGCAGCCGCCTGAGCAGCGCGCCCGTGATGGCGTGTTTCTGGGTTTTCAATACCCGGTGGAGATTCCAGGCCTGTCGACGGCGGTGTTCCTGCGCGCGGCGGTCAACGCGCGGCGCAAGCACCGCGGGGAGGAAGAATTCGACGCCATGGATTTCCTGGTCCTGATCAAGGCCCGCATGAAGGAGTTTGGTATCCGCGAGGACTTTCTGCAGCGCGCCATCAATGAGGGTTTCTCTGGCGGCGAGAAAAAACGCGCCGAAATTTTTCAGATGGGGCTGCTGGAGCCTGATCTGGTGCTGCTGGACGAGATCGATTCCGGGCTCGACATTGATGCACTGCGGGTGGTGTCGGACAGCATCAACCGCCTGCGCGCGCCGCAGCGCGCCATGCTGCTGGTGACCCACTATCGGCGCTTGCTCGACTATGTGCAGCCGGATCGCATCCACGTGCTGTCGGACGGCCAGATTGTGCGTTCCGGTGGGCCGGAGCTGGCCGGCGAGCTGGAGCAAAGCGGCTACGGCGGGGTGCGCACCGAGGCCGCGTCGGCATGA
- the sufB gene encoding Fe-S cluster assembly protein SufB, translating to MNTNTDIGVFIDREYREGFVTDIEADSVPPGLSEDVIRIISAKKGEPEFMLAWRLEAYRHWLKMTPPEWAHVQHPPVDFQDIVYYSAPKSNADGPKSLDEVDPELLATFEKLGIPLHERAALAGVAADAGPGIAVDAVFDSVSVGTTFKKKLAEHGVIFCSFSEAVNDHPDLVRKYLGSVVPPADNFYAALNSAVFTDGSFVYIPKGVRCPMELSTYFRINAAKTGQFERTLIVAEAGSHVSYLEGCTAPMRDENQLHAAVVELVALEDAQIKYSTVQNWYPGDAEGRGGIYNFVTKRGDCRGRNAKISWTQVETGSAITWKYPSCVLTGDNSVGEFYSVALTNNFQQADTGTKMIHIGKNSRSTIISKGISAGHGGNAYRGLVKVLRGAEGARNYTQCDSLLIGSQCGAHTFPYIEVQEPTATVEHEATTSRIGEDQLFYCRQRGIGQEDAVSMIVNGFCKEVFKELPMEFAVEVQRLLGVSLEGSVG from the coding sequence ATGAATACCAACACCGATATCGGCGTCTTCATCGACCGCGAGTACCGCGAGGGCTTCGTCACTGACATCGAAGCCGACAGCGTGCCGCCGGGTCTGAGCGAGGACGTGATCCGCATCATCTCGGCCAAGAAAGGTGAGCCCGAGTTCATGCTCGCCTGGCGACTGGAGGCCTATCGCCACTGGCTGAAGATGACACCGCCCGAGTGGGCGCATGTGCAGCACCCGCCGGTGGATTTTCAGGACATCGTGTACTACTCGGCGCCCAAATCGAACGCCGACGGTCCGAAGAGCCTCGACGAGGTGGATCCGGAGCTGCTGGCAACGTTCGAGAAGCTCGGTATTCCCCTGCATGAGCGTGCCGCCCTGGCCGGCGTGGCGGCCGACGCCGGGCCTGGCATCGCGGTGGATGCGGTGTTCGACAGCGTGTCGGTCGGCACCACGTTCAAGAAAAAGCTGGCCGAGCACGGCGTGATTTTCTGTTCGTTTTCCGAAGCGGTGAATGACCACCCGGACCTGGTGCGCAAGTATCTGGGCTCAGTGGTGCCGCCGGCCGACAACTTCTACGCGGCGCTCAATTCGGCCGTGTTTACCGACGGCTCGTTTGTGTATATCCCCAAGGGCGTACGCTGCCCAATGGAGCTGTCGACCTACTTTCGCATCAACGCCGCCAAGACCGGGCAGTTCGAGCGCACGCTGATCGTGGCCGAAGCCGGCAGCCATGTGTCTTACCTCGAAGGCTGCACCGCGCCCATGCGTGACGAGAACCAGCTGCACGCGGCGGTGGTCGAGCTGGTGGCGCTGGAAGACGCCCAGATCAAGTACTCGACGGTGCAAAACTGGTATCCCGGCGACGCCGAAGGCCGCGGCGGCATTTACAACTTCGTCACCAAGCGCGGCGATTGCCGTGGGCGAAACGCGAAGATTTCCTGGACCCAGGTGGAAACCGGCTCGGCCATCACCTGGAAGTACCCCAGCTGCGTGCTCACCGGCGACAACTCGGTCGGTGAGTTCTATTCGGTGGCGCTGACCAACAACTTTCAACAGGCCGATACTGGCACCAAGATGATCCATATCGGCAAGAACAGCCGCAGCACGATCATTTCCAAGGGGATTTCCGCCGGCCACGGCGGCAATGCCTATCGCGGACTGGTCAAGGTGCTGCGCGGAGCCGAGGGCGCGCGCAACTACACTCAGTGCGACTCGTTGCTGATCGGCAGCCAGTGCGGCGCACACACGTTTCCGTACATCGAAGTGCAGGAGCCGACCGCCACCGTCGAACACGAGGCCACCACCTCGCGTATCGGCGAGGACCAGCTGTTCTACTGCCGGCAGCGCGGCATCGGTCAGGAAGACGCGGTGTCGATGATCGTCAACGGCTTTTGCAAGGAAGTCTTCAAGGAACTGCCGATGGAGTTCGCGGTCGAGGTGCAGCGCCTGCTGGGCGTGAGCCTTGAAGGCAGCGTCGGCTAG
- a CDS encoding SUF system Fe-S cluster assembly regulator → MLRVRKLTDYATVVMGHLAAASDTVHCASEVALCTGIALPTTSKVLKVLVRAGLLRSVRGQGGGYALARPAAEISVAQIVRSFEGPVGLTECGSGEGLCEQESVCSIRGNWQRINQMVLAALESMTLAEMIRPAPVPIHAALRRQSANAPS, encoded by the coding sequence ATGTTGCGGGTACGCAAACTAACCGACTACGCCACCGTGGTGATGGGGCACCTCGCCGCGGCCTCGGACACGGTGCACTGTGCGTCCGAGGTAGCTCTGTGCACCGGCATTGCCTTGCCGACCACCAGCAAGGTGCTCAAGGTGCTGGTGCGCGCGGGTCTGCTGCGCTCGGTGCGCGGGCAGGGTGGAGGTTATGCACTGGCGCGGCCGGCGGCAGAGATTTCAGTGGCGCAGATCGTGCGCAGCTTCGAGGGGCCGGTCGGGCTGACCGAGTGCGGCAGCGGCGAGGGTCTGTGTGAGCAGGAGTCGGTGTGCTCCATCCGGGGTAACTGGCAGCGTATCAATCAGATGGTGCTGGCGGCGCTTGAGAGCATGACGCTTGCCGAAATGATTCGCCCGGCCCCGGTGCCGATCCACGCCGCACTACGCCGGCAGTCGGCAAACGCGCCGTCCTGA
- the folD gene encoding bifunctional methylenetetrahydrofolate dehydrogenase/methenyltetrahydrofolate cyclohydrolase FolD translates to MPARIIDGKRVAAELRTALAARTALFTTQYQRRPGLAVLLVGADAASQIYVSSKRRACEEVGMMSFGHDLPADTTESALLALIDRLNDDPQVDGILLQLPLPAHIRAEVVLERIHPDKDVDGFHPYNLGRLAQRLPGLRPCTPRGIMRLLEHYAIAVRGQDAVVVGASNIVGRPMALELLLAGATVTVCHRFTENLRQHVGRAQLLVVAVGKPGLIPGDWIAPGATVIDVGINRLADGRLHGDVGFDTARERAAWITPVPGGVGPMTIALLLENTLTTAKAHSAQIDPD, encoded by the coding sequence ATGCCCGCGCGCATTATCGACGGCAAGCGGGTGGCGGCCGAGCTACGCACGGCGCTCGCCGCCCGCACCGCCCTGTTTACCACCCAGTATCAGCGCCGGCCGGGCCTGGCGGTGCTGCTGGTAGGCGCTGATGCGGCATCGCAAATCTATGTAAGCAGCAAGCGGCGGGCCTGTGAGGAAGTCGGCATGATGTCGTTCGGGCACGACTTGCCGGCCGACACGACAGAATCCGCGCTGCTGGCGCTGATCGACCGACTGAACGACGACCCGCAGGTGGACGGCATCCTGCTTCAGCTGCCCTTGCCGGCCCATATCCGCGCCGAAGTGGTGCTCGAACGAATCCATCCGGACAAGGACGTGGACGGATTTCACCCCTACAACCTGGGCCGCCTGGCGCAGCGCCTGCCGGGTCTTCGTCCATGTACCCCACGCGGCATCATGCGTCTGCTGGAGCATTACGCCATTGCGGTACGCGGTCAGGACGCGGTGGTGGTGGGCGCCTCCAACATCGTTGGCCGACCCATGGCGCTGGAGTTGCTGCTCGCGGGCGCCACCGTCACGGTGTGTCACCGCTTTACCGAAAATCTGCGCCAGCACGTGGGGCGGGCTCAGCTACTGGTGGTGGCCGTCGGCAAACCGGGCCTGATCCCCGGTGACTGGATTGCCCCCGGCGCGACGGTGATTGACGTAGGCATCAACCGACTGGCGGACGGACGCCTGCACGGCGATGTGGGTTTCGATACGGCGCGCGAGCGCGCGGCGTGGATCACCCCGGTCCCCGGCGGCGTGGGCCCCATGACCATCGCCCTGCTGCTGGAGAACACCCTCACCACCGCCAAGGCGCATAGCGCCCAGATTGATCCAGATTGA
- a CDS encoding LLM class flavin-dependent oxidoreductase, with translation MSEPRRLRLGAFMRPISIHTAAWRYPGGAPDANFNWPLIKRLTQKLEHGCFDAFFMADHLAVPNMPTPALKRSATVTSFAPMTLLPALAAVTEHIGLIATMSTTYNAPFHVARQFASLDHISGGRAAWNVVTSTNPYEALNFGLKEHLEHDERYRRAREFYDVVTGLWDSWADDAFLRDVESGVFFDPDKLHVLDHQGKYYSVRGPLNIARPVQGWPVIVQAGQSDAGRQLAAETAEMVFSGVGDLVSAQRVYADIKDRARAVGRNPDHIVIAPGAFVVIGDTAAEARAKKARLDGLVHPDSGIATLSVQLGFDASKLDLDGPLPDELPPTNASHTSRQKLVDMARSDGLTVRQLAQYVGAAFGSLEMIGTPSLIADQMQEWLETRACDGFNVMFPYLPGGLDDFVDQVVPELQRRGLFRRAYEGTTLRENLGLPRPENRFFS, from the coding sequence ATGAGCGAGCCGCGACGTCTGCGCCTGGGCGCCTTTATGCGCCCGATCAGTATCCACACCGCTGCCTGGCGCTACCCCGGTGGCGCACCCGATGCCAATTTCAACTGGCCACTGATCAAGCGGCTGACACAGAAGCTTGAGCACGGCTGTTTCGACGCATTTTTCATGGCCGATCACCTGGCCGTGCCCAATATGCCGACGCCGGCGCTCAAGCGCAGCGCGACCGTGACCTCATTCGCGCCGATGACATTGTTGCCGGCGCTGGCGGCGGTTACCGAACATATTGGCCTGATCGCCACTATGTCCACCACCTATAACGCGCCCTTTCATGTCGCGCGGCAGTTCGCATCGCTCGATCACATCAGTGGCGGTCGTGCCGCCTGGAACGTGGTCACCTCAACCAATCCCTACGAAGCACTCAATTTCGGGCTGAAGGAGCACCTGGAGCACGATGAGCGCTACCGTCGTGCGCGCGAGTTTTACGATGTGGTCACCGGCCTGTGGGACAGCTGGGCCGACGATGCTTTTCTGCGCGATGTGGAAAGCGGCGTTTTCTTCGACCCTGACAAACTGCACGTGCTGGATCACCAAGGCAAGTATTACTCGGTGCGCGGGCCACTGAACATCGCCAGGCCCGTGCAGGGCTGGCCGGTCATCGTGCAGGCGGGTCAGTCCGACGCCGGCCGCCAGCTGGCCGCCGAAACCGCCGAAATGGTGTTCTCTGGCGTGGGCGATCTGGTCTCGGCGCAGCGTGTCTACGCCGATATAAAGGACCGTGCCCGAGCGGTGGGTCGCAATCCCGACCATATAGTGATCGCCCCCGGGGCCTTTGTGGTCATTGGTGACACCGCGGCCGAGGCGCGCGCCAAGAAGGCCCGTCTCGACGGTCTGGTGCATCCGGACAGCGGTATCGCCACATTGTCGGTGCAGCTCGGCTTCGACGCCTCGAAACTGGACCTTGACGGCCCGTTGCCGGACGAGCTGCCACCCACCAATGCCAGCCACACCTCGCGTCAGAAATTGGTGGACATGGCGCGCAGTGACGGCCTGACCGTGCGGCAACTCGCCCAGTACGTAGGCGCCGCTTTCGGCTCGCTGGAGATGATCGGCACGCCCTCCCTGATTGCCGATCAGATGCAGGAATGGCTTGAAACCCGCGCCTGCGATGGTTTCAATGTGATGTTCCCGTACCTGCCGGGCGGACTCGATGATTTCGTTGACCAGGTGGTGCCGGAGCTACAGCGTCGTGGCCTGTTCCGGCGCGCTTATGAGGGTACGACCTTGCGCGAGAACCTCGGCTTGCCACGGCCGGAGAACCGTTTTTTTTCTTAG
- a CDS encoding Sapep family Mn(2+)-dependent dipeptidase, with the protein MNCKSWFRAGALGAALLLAAAPAWALDRGQIDAAVDQRLAAAVADLQAWVRVPSITEAGDPHRTDKVALLRAVVVRAGELGLEARLLPGEQVAVVELGQGENALGILVHADVVPAGDPARWQHPPFSGALVDGAVWGRGSLDDKGPLVASLYALAALKDSKLPLTRPVRLIVGSSEENMDWRDLDAVHAAGLVPSEGWTADAGFPVIHAEKSYLEAVARFSGAADPVLRQLSGGVVPNSVPESAEARLQGDPARLTTVMQAAIGAYDATTPGPSFKLKQVDSGVQIVALGKAAHGARPELGVNAVVHLARLLHSARQSVGIDPKSAGGRALAFIAKGLGLETNGATLGLRHEVEGLGVSTVNLGLLTGTAQSIRAHLNIRAPRGLDLAMQRMRLAAALAPYGGELKIIEGKEALWVEPDAPLVRSLLGVYRQFTGDDSAPLAIGGTTYAKAFPGFVAFGMGFPGGENLAHAENERIKVDDLRRGMAIYLATLAQLAAGVTLQPPVEPPPPQPDGAMR; encoded by the coding sequence ATGAACTGCAAATCGTGGTTTAGGGCGGGCGCCCTAGGCGCCGCGCTGCTGCTTGCGGCGGCGCCGGCATGGGCGCTCGATCGTGGGCAGATAGACGCCGCTGTCGACCAGCGCCTGGCCGCCGCGGTGGCGGATCTGCAGGCCTGGGTCCGCGTTCCCTCCATCACCGAGGCCGGTGATCCGCACCGTACCGATAAAGTCGCCCTGTTGCGCGCGGTGGTGGTGCGGGCCGGCGAGTTGGGTCTTGAAGCCCGGCTGCTGCCGGGCGAACAGGTCGCGGTGGTTGAACTCGGGCAGGGCGAGAATGCGCTCGGCATTCTGGTGCACGCCGACGTCGTGCCAGCCGGGGATCCGGCGCGCTGGCAACATCCGCCATTCAGCGGCGCGCTGGTCGACGGCGCCGTGTGGGGGCGCGGCAGCCTGGATGACAAGGGTCCGCTGGTGGCGAGTCTGTATGCGCTCGCCGCGCTGAAGGATTCCAAGTTGCCGCTGACCCGTCCGGTACGCCTGATCGTCGGCAGCAGCGAGGAGAACATGGACTGGCGCGACCTTGACGCGGTACACGCGGCGGGCCTGGTGCCAAGCGAGGGCTGGACCGCCGACGCGGGGTTTCCCGTTATCCACGCCGAGAAAAGTTACCTCGAAGCGGTGGCGCGGTTCAGTGGTGCCGCTGACCCTGTGCTTCGGCAGTTGTCGGGCGGAGTCGTGCCTAATTCGGTGCCTGAATCGGCCGAGGCTCGCTTGCAGGGCGACCCCGCCAGGCTCACCACCGTCATGCAGGCCGCGATTGGCGCCTATGACGCCACAACGCCGGGGCCCAGTTTCAAGCTGAAGCAGGTGGACAGTGGCGTCCAGATCGTGGCCCTTGGCAAGGCCGCCCACGGTGCGCGGCCGGAACTCGGCGTCAATGCTGTCGTTCACCTTGCGCGCCTGTTGCACAGCGCTCGTCAATCTGTTGGCATCGACCCGAAATCTGCCGGCGGACGGGCACTGGCGTTTATCGCGAAGGGTCTTGGGCTTGAAACCAATGGCGCCACTTTGGGCCTTCGGCACGAGGTCGAGGGCCTGGGCGTCAGCACGGTCAATCTTGGCCTGTTGACGGGCACCGCCCAGAGTATCCGTGCCCACCTTAATATCCGCGCGCCGCGGGGGCTCGACCTGGCGATGCAGCGCATGCGTCTGGCCGCGGCGCTTGCGCCCTACGGTGGTGAACTCAAGATTATCGAAGGCAAGGAAGCGTTGTGGGTGGAGCCGGATGCGCCGCTGGTGCGCTCCCTGCTGGGCGTGTATCGCCAGTTTACGGGCGATGACAGCGCGCCGCTGGCGATCGGTGGCACCACCTACGCCAAGGCCTTTCCCGGGTTCGTCGCCTTTGGCATGGGCTTCCCAGGTGGCGAGAACCTCGCACACGCCGAGAACGAGCGTATCAAGGTGGATGATCTGCGCCGCGGCATGGCCATTTATTTGGCCACGCTGGCGCAGCTGGCGGCTGGCGTGACATTGCAGCCTCCAGTAGAACCGCCACCACCGCAACCTGATGGAGCTATGCGATGA